From the Arthrobacter sp. PM3 genome, one window contains:
- a CDS encoding type II secretion system F family protein has protein sequence MMLELIGAMLDAGAGLGRSLELIATLVPPELARQLRPVASALAIGADWKTAWHSSGAQVPQLRALRDGLTFAALTGAPSSALLYAQAARLRRERHRAAEQRAAALGVKLVVPLGLCSLPAFVCLGVVPVLLGLLPA, from the coding sequence ATGATGCTGGAACTGATCGGCGCCATGCTGGACGCAGGAGCCGGGCTGGGACGGTCGCTGGAACTTATCGCCACCCTGGTGCCGCCGGAACTCGCCCGGCAGTTGCGGCCTGTGGCGTCGGCTCTGGCCATCGGCGCGGACTGGAAGACAGCATGGCACAGTTCCGGTGCCCAGGTGCCGCAGCTTCGTGCGCTGCGGGACGGCCTGACCTTTGCCGCGCTCACGGGCGCCCCGTCCTCGGCACTGCTCTACGCCCAGGCCGCCCGGCTGCGCCGCGAACGGCACAGGGCCGCCGAGCAGCGTGCGGCGGCCCTCGGGGTGAAGCTCGTTGTTCCGCTGGGCCTGTGCTCGCTGCCGGCCTTTGTCTGCCTCGGTGTCGTCCCTGTACTCCTGGGTCTGCTACCGGCCTGA
- a CDS encoding type II secretion system F family protein, with amino-acid sequence MAAVVQQLAALLKGGRTPARLWDELWVLYGRDDAEDRSPGRSGGPDPAPEGSGAGLAPEALTILGAARAAALRGTSVAEAIRRAASGSGLTGRDTHVWGELAACFDTSEASGCPLADVLARFAHHLEAEADAEAARRTALAGPRTTVRLLTWLPVSGLGLGLLLGVDPMATIFGSPWGVMALAAGIGLTAAGRMWSARLVRAAAGAPA; translated from the coding sequence ATGGCGGCCGTGGTCCAGCAACTCGCCGCGCTGCTGAAAGGCGGACGCACCCCCGCCCGGCTGTGGGACGAACTGTGGGTTCTCTACGGCCGGGACGATGCGGAGGACCGGTCCCCGGGCCGGAGCGGAGGCCCCGACCCGGCCCCGGAGGGTTCCGGGGCCGGGCTCGCTCCTGAAGCCCTCACGATCCTCGGGGCAGCACGCGCCGCCGCCCTGCGGGGGACTTCGGTGGCCGAGGCAATCCGCCGGGCAGCGTCCGGGAGCGGATTGACCGGCCGCGACACGCACGTCTGGGGTGAGCTTGCGGCGTGCTTCGACACCTCAGAAGCCAGCGGCTGCCCCCTGGCGGACGTCCTGGCACGCTTCGCCCACCACCTGGAGGCGGAGGCCGACGCCGAGGCGGCCCGGCGGACCGCCCTGGCCGGGCCTCGTACAACGGTCCGCCTGCTGACCTGGCTGCCGGTGTCGGGTTTGGGGCTCGGACTGCTCCTCGGCGTCGATCCGATGGCGACGATCTTCGGGAGCCCGTGGGGCGTCATGGCGCTGGCCGCCGGTATCGGCCTGACCGCCGCCGGCCGGATGTGGTCCGCACGGCTTGTCCGTGCCGCCGCAGGAGCGCCAGCGTGA